The following are encoded together in the Arcticibacterium luteifluviistationis genome:
- a CDS encoding GMP reductase, whose translation MRIENEIKLGFKDVMIRPKRSTLKSRSQVSLERDFVFLHSQIPWKGIPIMAANMDTVGTFEMAKVLSEQKLFTAIHKHYSLEEWNSFLKNQTDDVYDFIAISTGTDKKDFGKVAEVIKTNPKLKFICIDVANGYSEHFVSFVKQTRKTYPNKVIIAGNVVTGEMVEELLLAGADIIKVGIGPGSVCTTRVKTGVGYPQLSAIIECADAAHGLGGQIISDGGCTTPGDVSKAFGAGADFVMLGGMLSGHEESGGELIEENGKAYKRFYGMSSALAMNKHVGGVAEYRASEGKDVKVPFKGKVKDTLLDIMGGIRSTCTYVGAGRLKELTKRTTFIRVSEQENTVFQD comes from the coding sequence ATGCGTATTGAAAATGAAATCAAACTAGGTTTCAAAGATGTGATGATTAGACCTAAGCGTTCCACGCTAAAAAGTAGGTCTCAGGTGAGTTTAGAGCGTGATTTTGTTTTTTTGCATAGCCAAATTCCATGGAAAGGAATACCGATTATGGCTGCCAATATGGATACAGTAGGTACTTTTGAAATGGCAAAAGTATTAAGTGAACAGAAGCTTTTTACGGCCATTCATAAGCATTATTCGTTGGAAGAATGGAATAGCTTTCTTAAGAACCAAACAGATGACGTTTATGATTTTATAGCCATTAGTACAGGAACAGATAAGAAAGATTTTGGGAAGGTTGCGGAAGTAATAAAAACGAACCCAAAACTGAAATTCATCTGTATTGATGTGGCCAATGGTTATTCGGAACACTTTGTGAGTTTTGTGAAACAAACCAGGAAGACTTATCCCAATAAGGTTATTATAGCGGGAAATGTGGTGACAGGCGAAATGGTGGAAGAGCTGCTATTGGCAGGTGCAGATATTATTAAAGTGGGTATTGGCCCGGGTTCTGTATGTACCACACGAGTGAAAACAGGTGTTGGTTATCCGCAGCTATCAGCCATAATAGAGTGTGCAGATGCGGCTCACGGCTTAGGAGGTCAGATAATCAGCGACGGTGGCTGTACTACGCCAGGAGACGTCTCAAAAGCTTTTGGGGCTGGAGCGGATTTTGTGATGCTTGGAGGAATGCTGTCAGGCCATGAAGAAAGTGGGGGAGAGTTGATTGAAGAAAACGGTAAAGCGTACAAACGATTCTATGGAATGAGTTCCGCTCTGGCTATGAATAAGCATGTAGGTGGTGTGGCAGAATATCGTGCTAGTGAAGGCAAAGACGTAAAGGTGCCTTTTAAAGGGAAAGTGAAAGACACGCTGCTAGATATAATGGGCGGAATAAGGAGTACGTGTACCTATGTAGGTGCAGGCAGGTTAAAAGAATTGACTAAGCGAACCACTTTTATAAGAGTGTCAGAGCAAGAGAATACGGTTTTTCAGGACTAG
- a CDS encoding dienelactone hydrolase family protein produces MKKLRKEDIKQEVFDLYDDYAHDRLDRSGFMKQLAVYAVGSVTVASLMSFLMPDYKGQVQIKKDDPRIKSTFISYNSPKGGGEIKALLSMPADAKKVLGGVVVVHENRGLNPYIEDVGRRAALAGFISIAPDALTPLGGYPGTDDEGRTLQKQRDRNEMLEDFMAAADYLKAHKKCNGKIGVVGFCFGGWVANMMAVKVPYLAASVPFYGGQPDKEDVVNINAPLLLHYGGLDTRVNAGWPDYEVALKKNNKGYSAYVYQGANHGFHNDTTPRFDKPSADLAWKRTVDFFKDKLS; encoded by the coding sequence ATGAAAAAGTTAAGAAAAGAAGATATCAAGCAAGAGGTTTTTGACCTTTATGATGATTACGCACATGACAGATTAGACCGTTCGGGTTTTATGAAGCAGCTCGCAGTTTACGCAGTTGGCTCCGTTACGGTGGCGTCTTTAATGAGTTTTTTGATGCCTGACTATAAAGGACAAGTTCAAATCAAGAAAGACGACCCTCGAATAAAATCAACCTTTATAAGCTATAATTCACCAAAAGGAGGTGGAGAAATAAAGGCTTTACTTTCTATGCCGGCTGACGCCAAAAAGGTACTAGGTGGTGTGGTGGTGGTGCATGAAAATAGAGGGCTTAATCCTTATATAGAAGATGTGGGTAGAAGAGCAGCTTTGGCTGGTTTTATATCGATAGCACCAGATGCTTTGACGCCTTTAGGCGGGTACCCAGGTACAGATGATGAAGGCAGAACATTGCAAAAACAAAGAGACAGAAATGAAATGCTAGAAGATTTTATGGCTGCCGCAGATTATCTAAAAGCCCATAAAAAATGTAATGGGAAGATAGGCGTGGTTGGCTTTTGCTTTGGTGGTTGGGTTGCTAATATGATGGCGGTAAAAGTGCCATACTTAGCTGCTAGTGTTCCTTTTTATGGTGGACAGCCAGATAAAGAAGATGTGGTAAATATAAATGCCCCCTTATTATTGCACTATGGGGGTTTGGACACTCGAGTAAATGCTGGATGGCCGGATTATGAGGTAGCTCTAAAAAAGAACAACAAAGGCTACAGTGCTTATGTGTACCAAGGAGCTAATCATGGTTTTCATAATGATACCACGCCAAGGTTTGATAAGCCTTCGGCAGATTTAGCTTGGAAACGAACCGTTGATTTCTTTAAAGATAAGCTTTCATAA
- a CDS encoding VRR-NUC domain-containing protein, which produces MSENENIVLPPKYYLDYFNYLLDFVKDKYKHILEEKEWRFLRKFYALSEDAQCLFIRFTNRKGLFFRSQRLKYEEIENLPEALAELLSKGFVEDLSVNHADFLLELLHLSTKPELLKLIPEKGFKTKSKGEVSEWIKDNLEPAQVVEEIALGQPLVKVNFEYEVTFFKFLFFGNRYMDMTEFVVRDLGFIQYFSHDEDKLVARFETRKDAEDKWMISDQTDLFEKLKKEETPEALYDWFDTMVDTIKDLSEVAKPALERLTLKIGRHLERQKSEELAVEVFKMCALPMAKERRVRCLVKLKHNEEALALCEDMMANSSNADEHLFAKDFSERILSKSKRKKKLTTEKLHEAERIYINAIYKGNVELGTIEHYMAEGKYAIFSENHLWRGIFGLVFWDIIFDPSLVAFHHPFQRRPSDLHLPDFYLKRKEHIHEHLESFQDMESLLLFMGRKFTDHEGIANPFVIWMEGMWESIRIATQYIGLEPIKEVLVHICQDIVENSRGFPDLFVWDENGYEFVEVKSPTDNLSNRQLYWLNYFEEKGINAKVLRVFFEE; this is translated from the coding sequence GTGTCAGAAAATGAAAACATAGTACTTCCACCAAAGTATTACCTCGATTATTTTAATTACCTGCTTGACTTCGTCAAAGACAAGTACAAGCATATTTTGGAAGAAAAGGAGTGGCGTTTCCTACGGAAATTCTACGCCCTTTCTGAAGATGCTCAGTGCCTTTTTATTCGGTTTACTAACCGTAAAGGCCTTTTTTTTAGGAGCCAGCGGCTCAAATATGAGGAAATAGAAAACTTACCAGAAGCTTTAGCAGAACTGCTTTCAAAAGGTTTTGTGGAAGACCTATCGGTCAATCATGCTGATTTCCTTTTGGAGTTATTGCATTTAAGTACCAAACCAGAGCTCTTAAAACTCATTCCTGAAAAAGGTTTTAAAACAAAGTCAAAAGGGGAGGTTTCTGAATGGATTAAAGATAATCTAGAACCTGCCCAAGTGGTGGAAGAAATAGCCCTAGGGCAGCCTTTGGTTAAAGTCAACTTTGAATACGAAGTAACGTTTTTCAAGTTCCTGTTTTTCGGAAACCGTTATATGGATATGACGGAGTTTGTGGTGAGAGACTTAGGCTTTATTCAGTACTTCTCGCATGATGAAGATAAACTGGTAGCGAGATTTGAAACCAGAAAAGATGCAGAAGATAAATGGATGATTTCTGACCAAACGGACCTCTTTGAAAAGCTAAAGAAAGAAGAAACTCCAGAGGCTCTTTATGATTGGTTTGACACCATGGTAGATACCATTAAAGACCTTTCCGAGGTAGCCAAGCCAGCACTAGAGCGATTGACATTAAAGATAGGAAGGCATTTAGAGCGTCAAAAGTCAGAAGAACTGGCAGTGGAGGTTTTTAAGATGTGTGCATTGCCTATGGCAAAAGAAAGGCGTGTGCGATGTTTGGTAAAGCTAAAGCATAATGAAGAGGCTCTGGCCTTATGTGAAGACATGATGGCGAATAGCAGCAATGCCGACGAACATTTATTTGCCAAAGACTTTTCAGAGCGAATTTTGTCAAAATCAAAACGGAAGAAGAAGCTCACCACCGAAAAGCTACACGAAGCAGAGCGAATTTACATCAATGCCATTTACAAAGGAAATGTAGAACTAGGCACCATAGAGCATTATATGGCAGAAGGGAAATACGCCATATTTTCCGAAAATCATCTTTGGCGTGGCATTTTTGGACTAGTCTTTTGGGATATCATTTTTGACCCAAGTTTGGTGGCTTTTCATCACCCTTTTCAGCGACGTCCGTCCGATTTGCATTTACCCGATTTTTACCTGAAACGTAAAGAACATATTCATGAGCATTTAGAAAGCTTTCAGGATATGGAAAGTTTGCTGCTTTTTATGGGAAGGAAATTTACCGACCATGAGGGCATAGCAAATCCTTTTGTGATATGGATGGAAGGAATGTGGGAGAGCATCAGGATAGCCACACAATACATAGGCTTAGAGCCCATCAAAGAGGTTTTGGTGCATATCTGTCAAGACATCGTAGAAAACTCCAGAGGCTTTCCAGATTTGTTTGTTTGGGACGAAAACGGCTATGAGTTTGTAGAAGTGAAATCACCCACCGATAATTTATCTAATCGTCAACTTTACTGGCTAAACTACTTTGAAGAAAAAGGCATAAATGCCAAGGTGCTGAGGGTGTTTTTTGAGGAGTGA
- the rplI gene encoding 50S ribosomal protein L9: MEIILKTDIAGLGYKNDVLDVKPGYGRNYLIPQGFALLASSSNKKILAENLKQAAHKAEKIQTAAQDIATGIGEMVITITMKAGESGKIFGRVTNTQVSDFLADKGFDVDRKKITMDDVKSIGDYKAVLDLHKEVKHEVKVAVVAEAKASTEA; this comes from the coding sequence ATGGAAATTATATTAAAAACGGATATTGCGGGTCTTGGCTACAAGAATGATGTTCTTGACGTTAAGCCAGGTTATGGTCGCAATTATCTAATACCTCAGGGATTTGCTCTTTTGGCAAGTTCTTCGAACAAAAAAATTCTTGCTGAGAACCTGAAGCAAGCTGCTCACAAAGCAGAAAAAATACAAACTGCTGCTCAAGATATAGCTACTGGTATCGGCGAAATGGTTATTACCATTACAATGAAAGCTGGTGAGTCTGGTAAAATCTTTGGTAGAGTTACTAACACGCAGGTGTCTGACTTCTTAGCTGATAAAGGCTTTGATGTAGACCGTAAGAAAATCACAATGGATGACGTTAAAAGCATCGGTGACTACAAAGCGGTTTTAGACCTTCATAAAGAAGTAAAACATGAAGTTAAAGTAGCTGTAGTGGCTGAAGCTAAAGCATCAACAGAAGCTTAA
- a CDS encoding DUF1624 domain-containing protein: MKNSQRIKSIDLLRGLVMVIMALDHVRDYFHYDAFFFQPTDISQTNLALFGTRFITHFCAPVFIFLAGTSAFFVGQRKNKKELSSWLLKRGIWLVFIELTIMKLAWMFKLDFSMIVIMVIWMLGISMIFLAGFIHIPKKIMIALCLLAVFGHNYFDTFQPTNPQLSFIWDILHVYSINNFGTFEIFSAYPLIPWIFVMPLGYYFGELYLPKVTSEIRTKKLFQLGISLTILFFILRFINVYGDSQVWMVHETFGQTLMSFFNVSKYPPSLLYLLITLGPSIIFLAFAEKWNYEKLVIIGRVPMFFYIIHIYAIHFFAVIAAALSGFKASDMIISVWVTEEPQLKGYGFNLWVVYGIWILLIIGLYPLCKWYDNYKRNNRDKWWLTYL, translated from the coding sequence ATGAAAAATAGCCAAAGAATTAAATCAATAGACCTTTTACGAGGGCTAGTTATGGTCATAATGGCCTTAGACCATGTACGAGATTACTTTCATTATGATGCCTTTTTCTTTCAGCCTACAGATATTTCTCAAACCAACCTTGCTCTTTTTGGTACTCGGTTCATCACACATTTTTGTGCCCCTGTATTTATCTTCCTTGCAGGAACTTCCGCTTTTTTTGTAGGGCAGCGTAAAAACAAAAAAGAACTGTCCTCTTGGCTTTTGAAAAGAGGTATTTGGCTTGTTTTTATAGAGCTAACTATCATGAAATTAGCCTGGATGTTCAAATTGGACTTTAGCATGATCGTGATAATGGTCATTTGGATGTTAGGTATCTCTATGATTTTCTTGGCTGGCTTCATCCATATACCTAAGAAGATCATGATTGCACTTTGTCTTCTTGCCGTTTTCGGACATAATTACTTTGACACATTTCAGCCCACTAATCCACAGTTAAGTTTCATCTGGGATATACTTCACGTTTATAGCATCAATAATTTTGGCACTTTTGAGATTTTTTCCGCATACCCATTGATACCCTGGATATTTGTGATGCCGCTAGGTTATTATTTTGGTGAGCTTTACCTCCCAAAAGTGACTTCCGAAATCCGAACCAAAAAACTATTTCAACTAGGTATTTCTTTAACCATACTCTTTTTTATCCTTCGTTTTATTAATGTTTATGGCGACTCCCAAGTTTGGATGGTACATGAAACATTTGGACAAACGCTCATGTCCTTTTTTAATGTAAGCAAGTATCCGCCTTCCCTACTCTATTTATTGATCACTTTAGGGCCATCCATCATCTTTTTGGCTTTTGCAGAAAAATGGAATTATGAGAAACTTGTTATTATTGGAAGAGTGCCCATGTTCTTTTATATCATCCATATCTATGCCATACACTTCTTTGCCGTAATAGCAGCGGCTTTAAGCGGCTTTAAAGCTTCCGATATGATTATAAGCGTTTGGGTAACAGAAGAGCCACAGCTTAAAGGTTACGGCTTTAACCTCTGGGTAGTTTATGGAATTTGGATTCTACTTATTATAGGTCTTTACCCACTATGTAAATGGTATGATAATTATAAGCGAAACAATAGAGACAAATGGTGGCTGACCTATTTATAG
- the rpsR gene encoding 30S ribosomal protein S18, whose amino-acid sequence MSLVNERVERKDRIQKKYCRFQKAGIKYVDYKDPNFLLKFVNEQGKILPRRLTGNSLKFQRKVSVAIKRARHLALMPYVADGLK is encoded by the coding sequence ATGTCATTAGTAAACGAAAGAGTAGAACGTAAAGACAGAATCCAGAAAAAATACTGCCGTTTCCAAAAAGCAGGTATTAAGTATGTGGATTACAAAGACCCAAATTTCCTTTTGAAATTTGTGAATGAGCAAGGTAAAATTCTTCCAAGAAGATTAACTGGTAACAGTTTGAAATTCCAAAGAAAAGTATCTGTAGCTATAAAAAGAGCAAGACATTTGGCTTTGATGCCTTATGTAGCTGATGGCTTAAAATAA
- a CDS encoding DUF2625 domain-containing protein, with protein MKYLTLIVLLGLFQTGFSQMKPLEELIDTEDPGWALVVPWLSDAKNEIEVLERDSSQASLALYRTQVSTHSLMGGVIYETGGILVDNGWLRILGSGSEKLKRNLPEWNKGKSFQEYGEGMTFVLVADDASGGFYAMNGGEFGQQDLGKIFYFAPDHLKWESLGIGYSEFINWAFTGDVTDFYKGLRWKDWEEEVSDMGGDKSMSFSPFLWSEFTDLEKLSRKPVPVGEIWGIQMKVKKALLSTEKE; from the coding sequence ATGAAATACCTCACGCTTATAGTTTTACTCGGTCTATTTCAAACTGGATTTAGCCAAATGAAACCGCTAGAAGAATTGATTGATACCGAAGACCCAGGTTGGGCTTTGGTGGTGCCCTGGTTGTCTGATGCAAAAAACGAAATAGAAGTTTTAGAAAGAGATTCTAGTCAGGCTAGTTTAGCCTTGTATAGAACGCAAGTAAGCACGCATTCCTTAATGGGAGGTGTGATTTACGAAACAGGTGGAATATTGGTGGATAATGGTTGGTTGAGAATCTTGGGCTCAGGCTCTGAAAAACTAAAACGTAATTTACCCGAATGGAATAAAGGGAAATCATTTCAAGAATATGGCGAAGGAATGACCTTTGTTTTAGTAGCAGATGATGCCTCAGGAGGCTTTTATGCCATGAACGGTGGCGAGTTCGGACAGCAAGACTTAGGGAAAATATTCTACTTTGCCCCTGACCATTTAAAGTGGGAGTCACTGGGGATAGGCTATTCAGAATTTATTAACTGGGCTTTTACAGGTGATGTTACTGACTTTTATAAAGGCTTACGTTGGAAAGACTGGGAAGAGGAAGTTAGCGACATGGGAGGAGATAAATCCATGAGCTTTTCTCCTTTCTTATGGTCGGAGTTTACAGACTTGGAAAAATTAAGTAGAAAACCTGTGCCTGTAGGAGAAATTTGGGGAATTCAGATGAAAGTGAAAAAGGCTTTGCTTAGTACGGAAAAAGAATAG
- the rpsF gene encoding 30S ribosomal protein S6 yields the protein MFQNQYEAVFILTPVLSEIQMKDAVDQFKKVLTDNGAELVNEEHWGLRKLAYPIQHKSTGYYQLFEFKSNTDLVAILELAYKRDERILRFLTTKLDKHAIDYADRRKNGKIGKKNQDAPKETKNA from the coding sequence ATGTTTCAAAACCAGTACGAAGCAGTGTTCATTTTAACTCCCGTTTTATCTGAGATTCAGATGAAGGACGCTGTGGATCAATTTAAGAAAGTGCTGACTGATAATGGAGCTGAGTTAGTTAACGAGGAACATTGGGGCCTTAGAAAACTAGCATATCCCATTCAGCATAAATCAACGGGCTACTACCAGTTGTTTGAGTTCAAATCAAACACCGACTTAGTTGCGATTTTAGAATTAGCGTATAAGCGTGATGAACGCATCTTGCGTTTCCTAACTACGAAGTTAGACAAACATGCCATAGACTACGCCGACAGACGTAAGAATGGTAAAATTGGAAAGAAAAATCAGGACGCACCTAAAGAAACTAAAAACGCTTAA
- a CDS encoding phosphoglycerate kinase — MITLDSYNFKDKKALVRVDFNVPLNEQFEITDNTRIKATIPTIKKILADGGSCILMSHLGRPKDGPTEKYSLKHIVQALSLILGVSVKFADDCVGEQATELAGALKPGEVLLLENLRFYKEETKGDVDFAEKLSKLGDVWVNDAFGTAHRAHASTAVIGQFFVDKVCGYVMQAEIDNAQHILENAERPFTAIMGGAKISDKILIIEKLLDKVDNLIIGGGMTYTFTKALGGEIGNSLLEADKQELALSIIEKAKEKGVKIIMPLDTLIADDFSNDANTQIVKRGEIPAGWEGLDIGPETSVLFAETILKSKTVLWNGPMGVFEFPTFAKGTKAIADAVVKATEENNAFSLIGGGDSAAAINNAGMGERVSYVSTGGGALLEYMEGKVLPGVAALS, encoded by the coding sequence ATGATAACACTTGACTCGTATAATTTTAAAGACAAGAAGGCTTTAGTTCGTGTTGATTTCAATGTTCCTTTAAATGAGCAATTTGAAATTACCGATAACACTAGAATTAAAGCGACTATTCCAACTATCAAAAAGATTTTGGCAGATGGTGGTTCTTGTATTTTGATGTCACACTTAGGTAGACCAAAAGACGGACCTACTGAAAAGTATTCTTTAAAGCACATTGTTCAGGCTTTATCCTTGATTTTAGGAGTGTCCGTGAAATTTGCAGATGATTGTGTTGGAGAGCAAGCTACGGAGCTAGCTGGAGCACTTAAGCCTGGTGAAGTATTGTTATTAGAGAACCTTCGTTTTTATAAAGAAGAAACTAAAGGTGATGTTGATTTTGCTGAAAAGCTTTCAAAACTAGGTGACGTTTGGGTAAATGATGCATTTGGAACTGCTCACAGAGCTCATGCTTCTACAGCGGTAATAGGTCAGTTCTTTGTTGATAAAGTTTGTGGTTATGTAATGCAGGCTGAGATTGACAATGCTCAGCACATTTTAGAAAACGCAGAAAGACCTTTCACTGCTATTATGGGTGGTGCTAAGATTTCAGACAAGATTTTAATTATTGAGAAATTACTTGATAAGGTTGATAACCTAATTATAGGTGGAGGTATGACATATACTTTTACCAAAGCTTTAGGTGGCGAAATTGGCAATTCTCTTTTAGAAGCTGATAAGCAAGAATTAGCTCTTTCTATAATAGAAAAAGCTAAAGAGAAAGGTGTGAAGATTATTATGCCATTGGATACGCTTATTGCTGATGATTTTAGCAATGATGCAAATACACAAATAGTTAAAAGAGGAGAGATTCCAGCAGGATGGGAAGGTTTAGACATCGGTCCAGAAACTAGCGTTCTTTTTGCTGAAACTATATTGAAATCAAAAACTGTTCTTTGGAACGGACCAATGGGTGTTTTTGAATTCCCAACTTTTGCTAAAGGAACTAAGGCTATTGCTGATGCAGTAGTTAAGGCTACGGAAGAAAACAATGCATTCTCATTAATAGGTGGTGGAGATTCTGCCGCAGCTATTAATAATGCAGGTATGGGTGAGCGTGTATCTTATGTGTCTACAGGTGGTGGAGCATTATTAGAATACATGGAAGGAAAAGTATTGCCAGGAGTAGCGGCACTTAGCTAA
- a CDS encoding DUF1330 domain-containing protein, with the protein MIYITMLIFVKEGKEETFLEFESHAIPLMQKYSGQIIYRIRPSRDSFISAEEELPYEIHFISFESDSHLTNFMNDDSRLKFIHLKNESIKSTILIKGEKM; encoded by the coding sequence ATGATATATATTACCATGCTGATTTTTGTAAAAGAAGGAAAGGAAGAAACCTTTTTAGAATTTGAAAGTCATGCTATTCCCTTGATGCAGAAATACAGTGGGCAGATAATTTATAGGATAAGACCAAGTAGGGATTCTTTCATATCTGCGGAGGAGGAGCTACCCTATGAAATTCACTTTATCTCGTTTGAGTCGGATAGTCATTTGACAAATTTCATGAACGATGATAGCCGATTGAAATTTATTCACTTAAAAAACGAGTCAATCAAATCAACTATACTGATAAAAGGAGAGAAAATGTAA
- a CDS encoding YCF48-related protein produces MKFNILLLFVLISHPIFAQWQMLESGTSASFRSMDVVNKKVVWAGGSNNTVLKTINGGKTWQNYAVNPELTLDFRGIKGFDKNIAIAVSAGLAEEGQAKIFKTTDGGLTWSLVFETKLKGVFLDGIAFFDKMYGMVIGDPIDNQAYILETKDGGNTWQRVDTSLFPKTNEGEASFAASNSCLVTYQNEAWYAFQSRILHTPDQGKTWEALNSKFPPGTTSGIFGLHFWSKSDGVLLGGDYKDDKTKQVNFAKTMDGGKTWKSQEITPQGLKESAGLVKGKLIVVGTSGTSISTDLGESWKVIDKASFHVVDCSGKYCYAIGAKGHLGKMRLK; encoded by the coding sequence ATGAAATTCAATATTCTACTTTTATTCGTCCTAATTAGTCATCCGATTTTTGCTCAATGGCAAATGTTAGAAAGTGGAACTTCGGCTTCTTTCCGCTCTATGGATGTGGTAAACAAAAAGGTGGTTTGGGCCGGAGGCTCCAATAATACCGTACTGAAAACTATAAATGGAGGAAAAACCTGGCAAAACTATGCCGTCAATCCAGAGCTAACCTTAGACTTTAGAGGTATAAAAGGTTTTGATAAGAATATTGCCATTGCGGTGAGTGCAGGCTTAGCTGAAGAAGGACAAGCCAAGATATTCAAAACTACCGACGGTGGTTTAACTTGGAGTCTTGTTTTTGAAACAAAACTGAAAGGCGTTTTCTTAGATGGTATTGCTTTCTTTGACAAAATGTATGGCATGGTAATAGGTGACCCTATTGATAATCAAGCCTACATTTTAGAAACTAAGGATGGTGGAAACACTTGGCAAAGAGTGGACACTAGCCTTTTCCCAAAAACAAATGAAGGTGAAGCGTCTTTCGCTGCCAGTAACAGTTGTTTAGTAACTTATCAAAATGAGGCATGGTATGCTTTTCAAAGCAGAATATTACATACTCCAGACCAAGGGAAAACTTGGGAGGCACTAAACTCCAAATTTCCACCTGGAACTACCAGCGGCATTTTCGGTTTACATTTTTGGTCAAAAAGTGATGGAGTCCTTTTGGGAGGTGATTATAAAGATGACAAAACCAAACAAGTAAATTTCGCAAAAACTATGGATGGTGGCAAAACGTGGAAATCCCAAGAAATCACCCCACAAGGTTTAAAAGAATCAGCTGGCTTGGTAAAAGGTAAATTAATAGTAGTAGGGACTTCAGGAACTTCTATTTCGACTGATTTAGGCGAGTCTTGGAAAGTTATTGACAAAGCTTCTTTTCATGTAGTAGACTGTTCTGGGAAATATTGTTACGCTATTGGGGCAAAAGGACATCTTGGTAAAATGCGTTTAAAATAA
- a CDS encoding c-type cytochrome: MKKLIATLLLIGSIATLSHGQTRIPPNVQKLLQKNTCLACHNADKRLVGPAYKEVMKKKKYKADEIVALIYKPNPKNWPGYPPMAPMSQVPKNEAAIIAKWIASLK; this comes from the coding sequence ATGAAAAAATTAATAGCAACCTTATTGTTAATAGGAAGTATTGCAACGTTATCTCACGGTCAAACACGTATACCACCAAATGTTCAGAAATTGCTTCAAAAAAATACTTGTTTAGCATGTCACAATGCTGATAAAAGATTAGTGGGGCCTGCTTACAAAGAGGTGATGAAGAAAAAGAAATATAAGGCAGACGAAATTGTAGCGTTAATCTACAAGCCAAATCCTAAGAACTGGCCTGGTTACCCACCAATGGCTCCAATGTCTCAGGTGCCTAAAAACGAAGCAGCTATCATTGCAAAATGGATTGCTAGTTTGAAGTAA
- a CDS encoding DUF4386 domain-containing protein: MSFSLMQNQLARLAGFTYLVLIITGVFSLMYVPNQLIDWDNAAKTIESIKGNLRLLNSVFWGLWLFPFGYLVFKSGFLPKFLGVFLMLGCLGYLVEFVGRLFIKDYYDTILSDIAGFPSQIGEFGICLWLMIFGTRTFSFSKNKK; encoded by the coding sequence ATGAGTTTTAGCCTTATGCAAAATCAGCTCGCTCGACTTGCGGGCTTTACTTATTTAGTACTTATTATTACTGGTGTTTTCAGTTTAATGTATGTGCCTAATCAATTAATAGATTGGGATAATGCCGCAAAAACAATAGAAAGCATAAAAGGGAACTTGAGGCTTCTCAATTCTGTATTCTGGGGACTATGGCTTTTTCCGTTTGGTTATTTAGTTTTCAAATCAGGTTTTTTGCCAAAGTTTTTGGGTGTATTCCTGATGTTGGGTTGTCTCGGCTATCTAGTAGAGTTTGTAGGGAGGTTGTTTATCAAAGATTATTATGACACTATTTTGTCTGATATAGCGGGCTTTCCTTCTCAAATAGGTGAGTTTGGAATATGTCTTTGGTTAATGATATTTGGAACCAGAACCTTCAGCTTTTCAAAAAACAAAAAGTGA
- a CDS encoding GNAT family N-acetyltransferase has product MKIEIRPLEPTDVSNLAALANNQKIWEDVRDYFPFPYTEKDAEWFINHSLEMTVNENFAITYNGDFCGVISANIQTDVYRKSAEMGYWIGEPFWGKGIATEAVKLIITYAFENLGVNRIFSSVFEYNLASMKVLEKNGFVKEGVFRKAIFKKEQLWDEHKYAKLA; this is encoded by the coding sequence ATGAAAATAGAAATAAGACCACTAGAGCCAACCGACGTTTCTAATTTAGCTGCCTTAGCCAATAACCAGAAAATATGGGAAGACGTTAGAGATTATTTCCCATTTCCCTACACAGAGAAAGACGCGGAGTGGTTTATTAACCATAGTTTAGAAATGACCGTGAATGAAAACTTTGCCATTACTTATAATGGAGATTTTTGCGGAGTGATTTCTGCCAATATTCAGACAGACGTTTATCGGAAGTCTGCCGAGATGGGTTATTGGATAGGGGAGCCATTTTGGGGAAAGGGAATTGCCACAGAAGCGGTTAAATTAATTATTACCTATGCGTTTGAAAACTTAGGGGTCAATAGGATATTCTCCAGTGTTTTTGAATATAACCTAGCTTCTATGAAAGTATTAGAGAAAAATGGATTTGTTAAGGAAGGAGTCTTTAGAAAAGCTATTTTTAAAAAGGAGCAGCTATGGGATGAACATAAGTACGCCAAGCTAGCTTAA